The Chryseobacterium nakagawai genome has a segment encoding these proteins:
- a CDS encoding aminopeptidase P family protein: protein MFSSKTYQDRRAVLQNNVASGILLFLGNIENPVNFEHNPYYFRQDSTFLYYFGIQEPKIAAIIDIDENKTIVFGDELSIDDIVWMGRQETLKEKSQKSGVRETLPYAELSQYLLKAQSSGRKVHYLPPYQSSNKILLTDLLGIKIAELQPSVEMIKSVVKQRSIKEAQEIVQIEEAVNVSNEMHLLAMRMAKPGIKEYEIANAIQYLAANKECQMSYPPIVTINGGILHNHYRLNTLKEGDLFLNDSGAETAMGYAGDLTRTFPVSKTFSTKQKEIYEIVLNSFNNAHHLLKPGVKFKDIYLKASEYLVEGLVDLGLMKGNPEEAVKNNAHTLFFQCGLGHMMGLDVHDMEDLGEQYIGYTEEEPKDTKTFGLKSLRLGKALESGYVVTVEPGIYMIPELIDIWQAENKNAAFINYDKVNEYRNFGGVRVEDDFLITDDGYKLLGNGLITTVDEIENYRAEHLA from the coding sequence ATGTTTTCATCAAAGACTTATCAAGACAGAAGAGCCGTATTACAGAACAATGTGGCGAGTGGAATTCTATTGTTTCTAGGAAATATAGAAAATCCTGTTAATTTTGAACATAATCCTTATTACTTCCGTCAGGACAGTACTTTTCTGTATTATTTCGGAATTCAGGAACCAAAGATTGCGGCTATTATTGATATTGATGAAAATAAGACCATTGTTTTTGGAGATGAGTTGAGTATTGATGACATCGTATGGATGGGCAGACAAGAAACGTTGAAAGAGAAAAGTCAAAAATCGGGGGTGCGGGAAACTTTACCATATGCAGAACTTTCTCAATATCTTTTAAAAGCACAATCATCAGGCAGAAAAGTACACTACCTTCCACCCTATCAATCTTCCAATAAAATTTTATTGACTGATCTTTTAGGTATTAAAATAGCAGAATTGCAGCCTTCTGTGGAGATGATTAAATCTGTTGTAAAACAACGTTCTATAAAAGAAGCTCAGGAAATTGTACAAATAGAAGAAGCTGTAAATGTATCTAATGAAATGCATTTACTGGCGATGAGAATGGCAAAACCAGGGATTAAAGAATATGAAATAGCCAATGCGATTCAATACCTTGCTGCTAATAAAGAATGCCAGATGTCTTATCCACCGATCGTTACTATAAACGGAGGAATATTACATAATCATTACCGTCTTAATACGTTGAAGGAAGGAGATCTTTTCCTTAATGATTCAGGTGCAGAAACGGCAATGGGATATGCAGGAGACTTGACCAGAACATTTCCGGTAAGCAAAACCTTTAGCACAAAACAAAAAGAGATCTATGAGATTGTGCTGAATTCATTCAATAATGCTCATCATCTTTTGAAGCCTGGAGTTAAATTTAAAGATATTTATCTGAAAGCTTCTGAATATCTGGTAGAAGGACTTGTTGATCTGGGATTGATGAAAGGAAATCCTGAAGAGGCCGTAAAAAACAATGCTCATACTCTGTTTTTCCAATGTGGACTGGGACATATGATGGGATTGGATGTCCATGATATGGAGGATCTTGGAGAACAGTATATTGGATATACCGAAGAAGAGCCAAAAGACACTAAAACATTTGGACTTAAATCTTTACGTTTAGGAAAAGCTTTAGAATCCGGATATGTAGTAACCGTAGAACCTGGTATTTATATGATTCCTGAGCTTATTGATATCTGGCAGGCTGAAAATAAAAATGCAGCATTCATTAATTATGATAAAGTAAATGAATACCGAAACTTCGGCGGAGTACGTGTAGAAGATGATTTCCTGATTACTGATGATGGTTATAAACTTCTAGGAAACGGACTGATTACTACTGTTGATGAAATTGAAAACTACAGAGCAGAACATTTAGCTTAA
- a CDS encoding AraC family transcriptional regulator, with amino-acid sequence MKSLQFSVPADTNKSIRIQEDIMPNFYPYFHRHTETQIMWILKGHGTLAIEQNLFTFESGDIFYLGANQSHVFKGAFNENEKQKVHAISIFFDPDKKIAAFFDLPEFGELKNFIELSKTGFQIASKLKLSVGESMAALQKTQGIEQIIDFIKILNHLMQNRHLHIPLSSEKNLPNHISDNDQRIIDAQNYIKKNFTQQKLTLDLIAKEACMTPQAFCRSFKKRTRITYIQYLNELRVQRACRLLTSSSMYNISSVAFNSGFTSLTNFNRVFKSIMKYSPKEYLKHYKEATTDHE; translated from the coding sequence ATGAAGAGCCTCCAGTTTTCAGTTCCTGCCGACACCAATAAAAGCATCCGTATTCAGGAAGATATTATGCCTAATTTCTATCCCTATTTTCATAGACACACGGAAACTCAAATCATGTGGATTCTTAAAGGGCATGGTACTTTGGCGATAGAACAAAACCTTTTTACCTTTGAATCCGGAGATATTTTCTACCTGGGAGCCAACCAGTCACATGTTTTTAAGGGAGCTTTTAATGAAAACGAAAAACAAAAGGTTCATGCCATTTCTATATTCTTTGATCCTGATAAAAAAATAGCCGCTTTTTTTGATCTTCCTGAATTTGGAGAGCTTAAAAATTTCATTGAACTCTCAAAAACAGGATTTCAGATTGCTTCAAAGCTAAAATTGAGTGTGGGTGAAAGCATGGCAGCTTTACAAAAAACACAAGGCATAGAACAGATCATCGATTTTATAAAGATCTTAAACCATCTGATGCAGAACAGACATTTGCATATTCCTTTATCCTCAGAAAAGAACCTGCCTAATCATATTTCAGATAATGACCAGCGGATTATAGATGCTCAGAATTATATTAAGAAAAATTTCACCCAGCAGAAACTCACCCTTGATCTGATTGCGAAAGAAGCTTGTATGACTCCACAGGCATTTTGCAGATCTTTTAAAAAACGTACCAGAATTACCTATATTCAATATCTTAATGAATTACGAGTGCAGAGAGCCTGTAGATTATTAACCTCCAGCAGCATGTACAACATTTCTTCCGTTGCTTTTAACAGCGGATTCACCAGTCTTACCAACTTCAACCGGGTATTTAAATCCATCATGAAGTACTCCCCAAAAGAATATCTGAAGCATTATAAAGAGGCTACTACAGACCACGAATAA
- a CDS encoding dihydrodipicolinate synthase family protein: MSTKLNWEGIYPAVLTPFTKEGKIDFEMFAVNTEAQIKAGVHGIILAGTLGEASVLETEEKFELLQYAKKMTQGRIPVILNLSENTTKNAVGFAQKAKELGADGLMLLPPMRYKADSREVVEYFKAVASATDLPILIYNNPVDYGIYVTLEMFDELIEYPTIQAVKESTRDLANVTRMINRFGKRIKILGGVDTICLETLMLGADGLVAGLVDAFPNETMAMYNYAKAGEYDKAVAIYRWFMPLLELDIHPKLIQYIKLAATAEGISNPYVRAPRLELQGEEAERVNKIIEEGRTNRPVLN, translated from the coding sequence ATGAGTACAAAACTAAACTGGGAAGGGATTTATCCTGCTGTATTAACTCCTTTTACAAAAGAAGGAAAGATTGATTTTGAAATGTTTGCAGTCAATACAGAAGCCCAGATTAAAGCCGGAGTACATGGAATTATCCTTGCCGGAACATTAGGAGAAGCCAGTGTCTTGGAAACCGAAGAAAAGTTTGAACTTCTCCAATATGCTAAAAAAATGACACAAGGCAGAATTCCCGTTATTCTTAACCTTTCTGAAAATACAACCAAAAATGCAGTAGGCTTTGCCCAAAAAGCAAAAGAACTGGGAGCGGATGGATTAATGCTTCTCCCTCCAATGCGTTACAAAGCAGACAGCCGTGAAGTGGTAGAATATTTCAAAGCAGTGGCTAGTGCTACAGATCTTCCTATTCTTATTTATAACAATCCTGTTGATTACGGAATTTATGTAACCTTAGAAATGTTTGATGAGCTTATTGAATATCCAACCATTCAGGCAGTGAAAGAATCTACCAGAGATCTGGCTAATGTAACCAGAATGATCAACCGTTTTGGAAAAAGAATTAAAATTCTTGGTGGTGTAGATACTATTTGTCTTGAAACATTAATGCTTGGTGCTGACGGACTTGTTGCAGGGTTGGTAGATGCTTTTCCCAACGAGACAATGGCTATGTACAACTACGCCAAAGCAGGAGAATATGATAAAGCAGTGGCTATTTACAGATGGTTTATGCCATTGCTAGAACTGGATATTCATCCTAAGCTGATCCAATATATTAAACTGGCTGCTACTGCCGAAGGAATCAGCAATCCATACGTAAGAGCACCCCGTCTTGAACTTCAGGGTGAAGAAGCAGAAAGAGTTAACAAGATTATTGAAGAGGGCAGAACCAACCGTCCGGTATTGAATTAA